CAGTTAGATTACGAtgaaataaaactaataattgaataattgaaaaaattagtatttagaTTATAGAGATAACATCAATACATATTTTGTtgaaatatttagtaataattatcgtATAATACGGggattttttaagttattcaaatctttttaCTGATTACATAACGAAGTATTATTAGATTACTTTATCTTtagtaaaaaagtttgaatttacTCGTGATTAATAATATAACTGTTGTGGATTACTAGCAATAAATGTTAAggcacatttttttaatgttgatAAGTTATGAACTAAAGCCTTCTCCAGGAGAACCAGTACATTATCAATTGATATGTAGTTACTTAATACTATTTCACAAACATCTTTTAAATTCGTTATGATGTACATTGCAGATACTTCTAATAGATTTAAAGCAAAGTTATAATCATTGTTTGCTTTGTCTAATTTCCCAGTGTAcaaaaatagaagtaattcATTGACCAAATCAGCATCAAGATCTGGAAGGTTAATGCAGTTTTCTTTTGACTCTTTCATGTCTGTTGTTAACATCATCCGAAACATGGGACTTTGCGCTGCCAGTATGTTTTTATGAGCTGGAAACTCTTGGTCCTTAACTTTAATAATAACATCACTGAATTCTTTGTTATTGTAGTATTGTTTcatattatcatataaattGGGACTGAGCAATTCATCGGTAAATCCATACCAGAATATTGAAGCAACTATCGGTATACTATATTTATGagtattatcataattttgcGGTAGTGAACaaaaattaccataatttgGATGTTTTAAACAAACATCACAATTCGTCGGAATTACTAA
The DNA window shown above is from Microplitis mediator isolate UGA2020A chromosome 1, iyMicMedi2.1, whole genome shotgun sequence and carries:
- the LOC130674811 gene encoding TD and POZ domain-containing protein 5-like, translated to MSDKSPASLDMQSIHKVTLQIEKPGTIVYSNFFHMKCAPNIKFTIFVEMNDKKLLKVIVRKHYTKSAMVIIELAIGDTPPIRISVANWKEDVIFDGLVIPTNCDVCLKHPNYGNFCSLPQNYDNTHKYSIPIVASIFWYGFTDELLSPNLYDNMKQYYNNKEFSDVIIKVKDQEFPAHKNILAAQSPMFRMMLTTDMKESKENCINLPDLDADLVNELLLFLYTGKLDKANNDYNFALNLLEVSAMYIITNLKDVCEIVLSNYISIDNVLVLLEKALVHNLSTLKKCALTFIASNPQQLYY